Proteins encoded by one window of Salvia splendens isolate huo1 chromosome 14, SspV2, whole genome shotgun sequence:
- the LOC121764443 gene encoding proline-rich receptor-like protein kinase PERK5 → MSSSSSSSEATPPSSSSSTDSPPSPPATTPPSDSTPPPSPPTSTPPPPSPTSTPPPPSPPTSTPPPPSPPTSTPPPPPPTQSPPTSPPPSPPTSSPPPPASSSPPPSPPSPAKSESPPSSESPPSPASSTTPTPSLPSNPTPATPAQTLPTQGAAGSSPVIPSPHSKPISPEIPSLSPNLPLPRSAGSTETLPPSSKDSQNVNGVVVIGVVAGVGVIIVLLSIIFCLLCKKKKRKSDYVPNAQYYNQDPSLWRGQQQPMDPNMKLHPAGSFMGGGWAPGTSGEFNSGYNNSGQHGAIQSQNVGGMYQFSYEELANATNGFSQVNVLGQGGYGLVHKGVLPDGRIVAVKSLKSGSGQGEREFQAEVEIISRVHHRHLVSLVGYSVANGNKLLVYEFVANKTLEFHLHDKGGAGLDWGTRLRLAVGMAKGLAYLHEDCSPRIIHRDIKAANILIDNNFEAMVADFGLAKLTTDNHTHVSTRVMGTFGYLAPEYASSGKLSEKSDVFSFGVMLLEIITGRRPIDLTNMMEDSLVDWARPLLSKALEDGNFEEVVDPGLEGRFDHSELSRMAACAAASIRHSARKRPKMSQIVRALEGDSSLDDLNDGVKPGQSGAFNPNGGSDAYDTRAYNADMMKFKKMVMASEEFTSSEYGGDSSEMERN, encoded by the exons ATGTCGTCGTCTTCATCGTCATCGGAGGCTACTCCCccatcatcttcatcttcaacgGACTCTCCACCCTCTCCTCCTGCAACAACGCCTCCATCAGATTCCACGCCGCCGCCCTCTCCTCCCACATCAACACCGCCTCCGCCCTCCCCAACATCAACTCCACCCCCGCCCTCTCCTCCAACATCAACGCCGCCTCCACCTTCACCCCCAACAAGCacccctccccctcctcctcccaCCCAATCCCCTCCAACCTCGCCGCCTCCATCACCACCAACATCTTCCCCTCCGCCCCCCGCCTCTTCATCCCCTCCCCCTTCCCCTCCCTCCCCCGCAAAATCCGAATCTCCCCCATCATCAGAATCTCCTCCTTCGCCGGCATCCTCCACTACTCCAACACCGTCTCTTCCATCAAACCCAACCCCAGCCACTCCCGCCCAAACTCTCCCTACACAAGGAGCCGCTGGTTCCTCACCCGTAATCCCTTCCCCCCATTCAAAACCTATCTCTCCAGAAataccctctctctctcccaacCTCCCCCTACCTCGCTCAGCCGGTTCAACCGAAACTCTTCCGCCATCTTCCAAAGACTCTCAGAATGTTAATGGAGTTGTCGTCATCGGAGTTGTAGCCGGAGTAGGAGTAATCATTGTACTCCTCTCTATCATCTTCTGCCTCTTGtgtaagaagaaaaaaaggaaatctGATTATGTACCAAACGCCCAATACTACAACCAAGATCCGTCTCTGTGGCGCGGGCAGCAACAACCTATGGATCCGAACATGAAGCTCCACCCCGCGGGAAGCTTCATGGGAGGCGGGTGGGCCCCTGGCACGAGTGGTGAATTCAACTCGGGTTATAATAACTCAGGGCAACATGGTGCGATACAGTCGCAGAACGTGGGAGGTATGTACCAGTTTAGCTACGAGGAGCTTGCCAACGCCACCAATGGCTTCTCTCAGGTCAACGTGTTGGGCCAAGGCGGTTACGGCCTTGTTCACAAGGGTGTTTTGCCGGATGGGAGGATTGTCGCTGTGAAGAGCCTCAAGAGCGGGAGCGGGCAGGGCGAACGAGAATTCCAGGCGGAGGTTGAGATCATCAGCCGcgtccaccaccgccaccttgTCTCTCTCGTCGGATACTCTGTTGCTAATGGCAACAAACTCCTCGTCTACGAGTTTGTTGCTAATAAGACGCTCGAGTTTCATCTTCATG ATAAAGGTGGAGCTGGGCTTGATTGGGGGACAAGGCTTCGTCTTGCAGTTGGCATGGCTAAGGGGCTTGCTTATCTCCATGAAGATT GTAGCCCGCGGATCATCCATCGTGATATCAAAGCTGCGAACATTCTTATTGACAACAACTTTGAAGCAATG GTGGCTGATTTCGGTTTGGCTAAACTCACTACCGATAACCACACTCATGTCTCTACACGCGTGATGGGAACTTTTGG ATACCTAGCGCCGGAATATGCTTCGAGCGGGAAGCTGTCGGAGAAATCCGACGTCTTCTCGTTCGGGGTAATGTTGTTGGAGATTATCACGGGCCGGAGACCCATCGATCTCACCAACATGATGGAAGATAGCTTAGTAGACTGGGCTCGGCCTCTTCTCAGCAAGGCACTCGAAGACGGAAACTTCGAAGAAGTGGTGGATCCGGGGCTTGAGGGTAGATTCGACCACAGCGAGCTCTCTCGCATGGCGGCATGCGCGGCGGCCAGCATACGCCATTCGGCGCGAAAGCGCCCTAAGATGAGCCAGATTGTGCGGGCCCTCGAGGGAGACTCGTCCCTCGATGACCTGAACGATGGGGTCAAGCCTGGCCAGAGCGGCGCGTTCAACCCTAATGGGGGCTCAGATGCGTACGACACGCGCGCGTACAATGCGGATATGATGAAGTTCAAGAAGATGGTCATGGCGTCGGAGGAGTTCACCAGCAGCGAATACGGCGGCGATTCCTCTGAGATGGAACGAAATTGA
- the LOC121764698 gene encoding uncharacterized protein LOC121764698: MAVLHTSCHPYPISRRKFTKLRRLPVLKVRAMAKESGAAEAAAIVGGLVPTPVIGWSLYTLKTTGCGLPPGPAGSIGALEGVSYLVVVGIVAWSLYTKTKTGSGLPNGPFGLLGAVEGLSYLSLLAIVVVFGLQFVEQGSIPGPLPSDQCFG, encoded by the coding sequence ATGGCGGTGCTACACACCTCTTGCCATCCGTATCCAATCAGCCGCCGTAAATTCACCAAACTCAGGAGGCTGCCGGTGCTCAAAGTGCGGGCAATGGCCAAGGAGAGCGGCGCCGCTGAGGCAGCCGCCATCGTGGGCGGACTAGTGCCGACGCCGGTGATCGGTTGGTCCCTCTACACCCTCAAGACCACCGGATGCGGGCTTCCTCCCGGGCCGGCGGGCTCTATAGGCGCGCTGGAGGGAGTGAGCTACCTGGTGGTGGTGGGCATTGTGGCGTGGTCGCTCTACACCAAGACCAAGACGGGCTCGGGCCTTCCCAACGGGCCTTTTGGCCTCTTGGGGGCTGTTGAGGGCCTCTCGTATCTCTCCTTGTTGGCTATTGTTGTTGTGTTTGGGCTGCAATTCGTTGAGCAAGGATCCATTCCCGGCCCGCTTCCTAGTGATCAATGTTTTGGTTAA